From Bactrocera oleae isolate idBacOlea1 chromosome 4, idBacOlea1, whole genome shotgun sequence:
CTTAGAGAGTCTTATCTTGGTAATAATGTGTGCTGGTtttaaaaatggttgaaattgTTTCAGTGCCTTCTCTATCCTTTTCactaccatatgtatatatcggtcaatatcttAACTAACAACTGCAACTCCGGTTGCCTTTATATCTTATCTTagcaaatttgtataatattaccgCAGATCTCATATACTAAATATCAAGATTTTCGTTAGTCTAATAATTCTTACgcaacttttttatactctgtacCGGGTACATATATTAAGTgcgccacgaagtttgttacatccacaaggaaatgtcggagaccctatatataaatatataacggtacagtaacggtacaatctctgaagaaattgttcagatcgaactcctatagcatataactgccttacaaactgaaagatcggaatcaagtgcttgcgtgtaagcttttgtatttgtgtatggtATTATAAATTCGGAACACCCGAACGTAGCTttctttacttgttataatTTACAATCATAATAAAtgattttaaacatattttcggATACTGACCTGTATtattcttataaaatatatcaacattaattttttaccTAAAAAGTCTTATAGCCGATCACCCTAAAGTAAATAAACAGCGAACCTTCATGTTATAAGTTGGAATACCCatagttatatatgtagatatgtagtcAGACAGGCATGcctttatacacatacatatgttcatatgcaGCAGCAAACATTTTGCCTAACTTTGGCAGTGAAAATGAGCTCAAGTGTCGACGGCGTACTTAATTAACAAATATACAAGCActtaacataacctcaaatgACAGCAGCAACAAGAATAACAAAATACACGAACACATGCACGTCTATAGATACGTACAGATATAGAAcatatttataccatatataaacaagactacgcacatacatacatacatgcatacgcaAAAACGAAACTGTTTGCGAGTTTCCGCACGATGTCCGCTGCAACATTGTTGATAACAACAAATCTcaatatgtttttgtattttcagcaaaattcatATGGAGAAGAAGAATATGGGAAGCGCATAGTGATgacagaaaagaaaatataataataacaacggcaatataaataaagaaaatattgataaaagtaAGTGAAGCCGCGAGGATAAAAGCAAAAGCAGTTgccgtacatatgtatgcatggatGTAGCAACAAGAATAACAGCAGCAGCGGAGGTGGTAGAAGAAGAATTGGAAAAACGATAGcagaacaaacaacaacaacaagcaatttATTAGCGTAGTTTAAAGAGAGTAACCCCAGCATAGCAGTAACAAAGTGGATAGCGTAAAATATAACTTattaacaacaagaacaacaaaaaagcaaaacaaacttaagccaatagcaacaaaaacacaaagcaCAATATAGTGGCACGCTTTTAGCGCATTAGTACTAGTACTACTCACCAGtgaatatacattttgcttgctCACACCACTCGCGTACGCGGACAACACTAGTCCACACTCTTTCTCAACTTTCGCACAGCGCAGCTGCCCTATAGCGCACTTATATACTACCATTACGCCTATGTATTTGTGTTAACGGCAGCTGCGTGCTGGAAACATACGCGCTCTCACTCTCACAGCAGTGCGCAGGCAAAAAACCTGCCGAACCACTGAGCGGCGACGCAGCGCTGCATGCACTGCAACAACGCGTTTCTCATTGGATCTGGGCACAATTTCAGTCAGCGCGCTGCAGTCAAACTGTGAGGCGTCTGATATACTTCTAGAGAGCGCCGGCGTTTGTGTGCGTGAGAGCGTTATAGTAGTACTGCCGTTGCTGTTGGCTCATTTGAAATTGGCAAGCGAGCGAGTGAGCGAACGACTTTGCCACCTAGCGCCTATGTGCTTATGTGCAGTCTAAGTGGAAATTTGCGCTGTATAGTGAAGGCGCGAGGGGTGGGTGCTTCTAACTGGCAGGCGTTTTAATGTGCGATCGCATGTGGCGCGGCTATACGCGACGGCGCCGGTCTCAGTTAAACGACGTGGTCGGCCAGAGTAGCAGTGCGAAGAGTTATTGAACGGGCGCGCGCGTCTCTTTTACTTGGAAATTTTTATAGCATTTGACcgacaaagcaaaataaaaaatacaaaagcaaagcGTAGAAGAAAACACAAGCGGTACTTGTATAGTGTATGAATAGTGGCTTGAGCAAAGCAAATAGTACTTGTGAAAAGAAGAACAAGCATGAAAgctaaaaaattgtgaattgcCGACGCGTTTTTTCAACACCGTTTCAATAATTAGTGAGCGCGATTTTTACTGGACTTAACGTTTTGACTTGCTGATCGATGCCACGCTGCTGACAGCCACGcgcgtgtatgtgtatatgtgttattGTATTAGTTATTTATAAAGTATGATTATGAAAGTGACAAGCGGCAGTGAACCCAGATTTACGTGAAAATAAACGCTTTCTTGCCGACGGCATTTCACtcgaaaacaatttttgatgTGCAAATTCTTTTCATCAATTGCGGCGTTCCATGTGCGCAACTGAAACGAATTTAGTGAGTGCTAGCTGCCAGCAGTTCAATGTCAACGGTCGCGACCACGCGCGGCACACTCACACAAAACGCATTATCCACACCTGCGACGCCGACGCTGTCACCAGTGATTTGTGTCAATTCATCAGCTTCACTGTCGCCCCGCACGTCACCGCTCAACGGACTGACGTCACAATCGCAAACGCGACCGCCCATACTCGAACAGCTGTGCGCGCTGCGTCGACGTCGCGTCGATATGCATCCGGATTGTATGCTGTTGCAAGCGCATGGCGTAACAAGTCCGCGTTTGAGCCCAAGCGCGTCTATTTTGGCAGGTGAGAAGCACAGGCGTCACAGCGACACAATGTCCAGGGAGGCGAACGCGTTGGACGAGGTCGATATGTGCGAATCGATTGATTCAGCTGATGAAATGGATGTGGTGGGCGATGACGAGGGTAGTGCAAAGAGGGAGGTTGAATTGGAAGCCAAAACCGCCGCAGCACGTTTGGCTGATGCGGCAGCAATACGGTGTGAGGAGGAAGTGGATACGGAGGCGGATGTTGAAGAAGAAGATGATGCGTTGAGTCTTTGTAGTGAAGATAGCGAATTGTCTGTGGGTCAGGAAGGTGGCAGCGCCAATATTAGCGCGTGCCAAACAGCACCTAGCTTTTGTGATTTTAACCAGCAACGGCGCTTGTTACTCAGCAATGTTGGTAATATGATGGCATTATGCGCGCCGTCGGCTTTTAGCAGCGTACACGCAACGGCTTCAGCAAGCGGCGATGGCAGTGATGCGCGTTCCAGTGCCTCAACGGACGATAATACCATTCAACAGCTGGATGAGGAGAGTGTTGGTAGTGGCACGAGCTCAGCGCAACAGCAGCATATATCACTGCAAGCGCAACAAGCGTCAAGCGCTCTGCTAGACCCATATGTCGTGGCCAGCGCGCTACGCATGCCTGTGCCGGTGCTGCCTCGTACCACCAACCATACGGCTAGTTTTCAAACGGAATTTATGCGTAAGTCACACATGTATGCCGAGGAATTGATGAAGCAGCAGATGCAGTTGATGGCAGCGGCGCGCGCCAGCGCGTTTACATTGCGCGGCGCAGCCGTTGCAGACACACTGACGCCTGATAGACGCACCTTTACGCGCTTACAGGGCGCGCCACAACCAATGTCCAATTTCGCGGGCATACAATCCCAATTAACGGCTATCACAAAAATGTCACAACTTAGCGCTGCCGCAGCAGCagccgctgttgctgttgcggcTGTAGCTAATAACAACCAAGCCACGCAAcagcaaaataaaacaaatttaccaAATAGCACCGATACCCTGAACAAATTGAGCGCTTTAACTACAGCGCATACACAACTCTCACCCACAACCGCTAGCGCCGTCTCGAGCCTGAGCCAATTGCAGGCGCAAATGCAAGCGCATTTTCCATACGCGCACGGCAATCATACCAATAATAacctcaacaacaacaacaacaatctaaATGAACCAGCGCTAAAATTTAGCATTGACAATATATTAAAAGCGGATTTTGGCAGGCGGCTTGCGGAAGGCGCTGCCTGCATGGCAGCGTGTAACAATGCTGCGCGCGCTGCAAAAGGTATCACTACTCATAATAGTAGTAGCGCTACGCAGCGCGTACGTAAAGCGGCAAATGCTTTACCAGCTGTTGGTTCTGCTGTGGGTGGCGCTGCCAGTTCCTCTACCGCGATTGATTTAACGCACCTCAGCGCAGCAACAACCACAGCAGCGTCGTCCGCAACTCTAAACTTCTCACACACACTCGCCAATATCTGCACTAACAGCAGCGACTCGAATAGCACCGCGGTCAGCAGCAGCTTTGGCGCTACCTCTGAGCATGCTAAGTCGCCCGCCAATGGTGAGTTAAGTTCGTCGGGGGCGAAGTGTACACCAGGGGAGTTTGGCGCGAAGGCGATGGAAGAGGCGAACGGCAGCGGTAACGCTGTTAAGTCCAGCGGTACAGGTGCGAGCGGCAGCGGTCCCATCGTTTGGCCGGCGTGGGTGTACTGCACGCGCTACAGTGATCGACCCAGTTCAGGTAGGTGCGATGAGTTGCGATTTCGACAATGTGGcgatatatatgtaaaagtaaaaaatatatttacatatatatacgcttttttttgtaattgctaTCAAGCTAATTAGAATTTGTTCTGCGTTTTGTCTATTTAGCCGCAATTTGTAAGCATATAAGAATATTgtgataatattttttgaaaagttttgaatattatttgatttatatttacatatatacgaaatGATAGTCATGTTTTTTGTG
This genomic window contains:
- the LOC138857063 gene encoding streptococcal hemagglutinin-like, which produces MSTVATTRGTLTQNALSTPATPTLSPVICVNSSASLSPRTSPLNGLTSQSQTRPPILEQLCALRRRRVDMHPDCMLLQAHGVTSPRLSPSASILAGEKHRRHSDTMSREANALDEVDMCESIDSADEMDVVGDDEGSAKREVELEAKTAAARLADAAAIRCEEEVDTEADVEEEDDALSLCSEDSELSVGQEGGSANISACQTAPSFCDFNQQRRLLLSNVGNMMALCAPSAFSSVHATASASGDGSDARSSASTDDNTIQQLDEESVGSGTSSAQQQHISLQAQQASSALLDPYVVASALRMPVPVLPRTTNHTASFQTEFMRKSHMYAEELMKQQMQLMAAARASAFTLRGAAVADTLTPDRRTFTRLQGAPQPMSNFAGIQSQLTAITKMSQLSAAAAAAAVAVAAVANNNQATQQQNKTNLPNSTDTLNKLSALTTAHTQLSPTTASAVSSLSQLQAQMQAHFPYAHGNHTNNNLNNNNNNLNEPALKFSIDNILKADFGRRLAEGAACMAACNNAARAAKGITTHNSSSATQRVRKAANALPAVGSAVGGAASSSTAIDLTHLSAATTTAASSATLNFSHTLANICTNSSDSNSTAVSSSFGATSEHAKSPANGELSSSGAKCTPGEFGAKAMEEANGSGNAVKSSGTGASGSGPIVWPAWVYCTRYSDRPSSATTTIASNTHESRQQQSPGEH